One genomic region from Halomonas sp. HAL1 encodes:
- a CDS encoding DNA topoisomerase → MTSRALILCEKHSDQADKIAPALGLTRSGNAYTGTWNGITLTLVWAAGHLLAPVEPSEVSPEANWRDPRSLLPLPTAFPQTPTDRGKKYLGNLKKELSQATEVWLATDPDREGEAIGYEILQYAKYRGSVKRMWLTGSMEAADVQAAAKRLRNAGETISFWRAQQARANADGFWQYLVRAYTATARLGLMGSDLAKGKGKAGLVSAGRVQSATLGLVVTRDRAIEAFIPVDHYQAKITLGGGELTYSPATPIAGASSIQLQDDGKPMFLDRAAMLAFTKRLETVDNAAILEAETKQTAKHPPLPYSLTALQRDMSKQYGLTATQTLKAADSMRSDGYLTYPRTEHGELPASLYNRNDLLAILGGAAKADDALMAPARQAGRRHCMESAEVPRPRCFTDKPMNHHGIIPTRKTPNLADRTEAEQKVYLACAKQFIQALLPAATVESLSVSASIDVEDVIERQPALFSGTFKRVIDHGWMSAFEAHKEQKDLPPLVAGASIPIEAVRLHEARTEPPKHYTLHDLLSAMLNAGRHVEGEDAAALRKAEGIGTPATRDTVIQTLFDREYVATKRKGKQQLIVSTPRGRAFIDNTPTELSDVRVTAAWERQLDAIQNAPNDTAAKHARDTFITAQRDFITTRIKEAIDIMDNAPEAVLEAANGPTENMVSAARKLAAARSLTLPEGIEKSFEICRSFLDEVMQQTPPPTDKMKALAMRLAGENGVTLNGELTSFRECKTFIDKYMQIQAPTAKMIAAAESAAKRYQVKLPEAARTSIQECRVFLNEHPR, encoded by the coding sequence ATGACATCACGAGCACTCATTCTGTGTGAGAAACACTCCGACCAGGCCGACAAAATAGCCCCTGCTTTAGGTCTTACGCGCAGCGGCAACGCCTACACCGGCACCTGGAATGGCATAACACTTACCTTAGTTTGGGCCGCTGGGCATTTGCTGGCGCCTGTTGAGCCTTCCGAGGTGAGCCCAGAGGCCAATTGGCGCGATCCCCGCAGTCTTCTGCCCCTACCTACCGCCTTTCCTCAGACGCCTACCGACCGCGGTAAGAAATACCTGGGAAACCTTAAAAAAGAACTCTCTCAAGCAACAGAAGTATGGTTGGCCACCGATCCAGACCGCGAAGGCGAGGCCATCGGGTACGAGATCCTGCAGTACGCAAAGTACCGCGGTTCGGTGAAGCGGATGTGGCTGACCGGCTCTATGGAAGCGGCCGATGTTCAGGCCGCGGCCAAGCGCCTCAGGAACGCCGGAGAAACCATTTCTTTCTGGCGGGCTCAGCAGGCCCGAGCCAACGCGGATGGCTTCTGGCAGTACCTTGTCCGTGCATACACGGCAACCGCTCGCTTAGGCCTTATGGGTAGCGATTTAGCCAAAGGTAAGGGCAAGGCTGGGCTCGTGTCGGCCGGCCGCGTACAGTCCGCCACCCTTGGGCTAGTTGTTACCCGCGATCGCGCAATTGAAGCCTTCATTCCAGTCGATCACTACCAGGCGAAGATCACCCTGGGCGGGGGCGAGCTGACCTATTCACCGGCCACCCCAATAGCTGGCGCCAGCAGCATCCAGCTGCAGGATGACGGCAAGCCGATGTTCCTGGACAGGGCTGCCATGTTGGCCTTTACCAAGCGCCTAGAGACCGTCGATAACGCCGCCATTCTGGAGGCCGAGACAAAGCAAACAGCCAAGCATCCACCGCTGCCATACAGCCTCACAGCGCTTCAGCGAGACATGTCAAAACAGTACGGCCTCACGGCCACACAGACGCTGAAAGCGGCCGATTCAATGCGAAGCGATGGTTACCTGACCTACCCACGAACAGAGCATGGAGAACTGCCCGCCAGTCTGTATAACCGGAACGATTTATTGGCCATTCTGGGTGGCGCAGCAAAGGCTGATGACGCGCTTATGGCGCCAGCCCGCCAAGCTGGTCGCCGGCATTGCATGGAGAGTGCGGAGGTGCCACGGCCACGTTGCTTTACCGACAAGCCGATGAACCACCACGGGATCATTCCAACGCGCAAAACTCCGAACCTCGCAGATCGTACCGAGGCCGAACAAAAGGTCTACCTGGCCTGTGCAAAACAATTCATCCAGGCCCTCCTGCCAGCCGCTACCGTCGAGTCCTTGAGTGTCAGCGCCAGCATCGATGTCGAGGACGTGATAGAGCGGCAGCCAGCGCTGTTTTCCGGCACCTTCAAGCGCGTCATTGACCACGGCTGGATGTCCGCTTTCGAGGCTCACAAAGAACAGAAAGACCTGCCACCACTGGTAGCCGGCGCCAGCATTCCCATCGAGGCTGTAAGGCTTCATGAGGCACGCACCGAGCCGCCCAAACACTACACGCTGCACGACCTGCTAAGCGCAATGCTCAATGCAGGCCGACACGTCGAAGGGGAAGATGCAGCAGCACTCCGAAAGGCTGAAGGGATCGGCACCCCAGCCACTCGGGATACGGTTATCCAGACGTTGTTTGATCGCGAATACGTAGCCACCAAGCGCAAGGGGAAACAGCAGCTAATTGTCTCCACACCACGAGGCCGCGCATTCATCGATAACACCCCCACCGAACTCTCCGATGTGCGCGTGACAGCCGCTTGGGAGCGCCAGCTCGATGCAATCCAGAACGCCCCCAACGACACAGCGGCTAAGCACGCCCGCGACACGTTTATAACTGCTCAACGCGACTTCATTACTACCCGCATCAAAGAGGCAATCGACATCATGGACAATGCACCTGAGGCAGTTTTAGAAGCAGCCAATGGCCCCACAGAGAACATGGTTTCCGCAGCACGCAAGCTAGCCGCTGCACGCAGTCTTACGCTACCAGAGGGCATCGAAAAGAGCTTCGAGATATGTCGCTCATTCCTGGACGAGGTAATGCAGCAGACACCGCCGCCGACCGACAAGATGAAGGCCTTGGCTATGCGCCTAGCTGGCGAAAATGGTGTGACGCTGAATGGAGAACTGACCTCATTCAGGGAGTGCAAAACCTTCATCGATAAGTATATGCAGATCCAAGCTCCGACCGCGAAAATGATAGCCGCTGCTGAGTCCGCCGCGAAGCGCTACCAAGTAAAACTTCCCGAGGCTGCCCGCACCTCAATACAGGAGTGTCGCGTGTTCCTAAACGAGCATCCACGCTAG
- a CDS encoding ATP-dependent RecD-like DNA helicase codes for MDNLEELSGVISAVRFVGEEGFQILTVRDAQEQEVTLVAVCQPLNEGESVQARGTWGTHPKFGKQFKADRLITQIPQESKALGAYLASGKVAGIGPKFAARLVAHFGDGLRDVLGDEKALRAVSGIGKKKAVGIAASWNEYQEARDALIFLQGHGLGASRAMSVFRQLGQETIAKVSANPYRTLLKTRGIGFRIADAMAQSLGFELTHRDRLIAGLRHVVDARSASGHTLATSDELASEGAQLLGVDVARMASVVELLLAHEKLISVEGGLVGLPSLVEAERTIATALLARAVHWNGCNQVRVDGELSDGRVLSDEQRQALETCLAYGVAVLTGGPGVGKTTVTEVLAQTLDDAGLELALCAPTGRASRRMSEATGRPASTIHRLLGAGASGFEFNASNPIEADVVIIDEASMVDVPLFLALVVALPDHCRLFIIGDQDQLASVGPGNILRDVIGSGAIPVARLQQIRRQGPGSQITVQAHAVNQGNSPQSVPDSDFEIVEVPEGGDPELVCRVALRVATEDMLARGFDPLYEVQVLTPMHGGPVGTRALNEALRSYHVPGDRGSVTIHGRQWAPGDKIVQTENDYNRDVFNGDLGYVVTADAEEKTVLARFEDREVLFTSDTLGKLQLAYAMTGHKAQGSEFPAVVIPLVRSHWHMLERQWLYTSLTRGKRRVVLVGHPSAIKRAVHHVTGQRRLTSLPLWLR; via the coding sequence ATGGACAACCTTGAGGAATTGAGCGGCGTGATCAGTGCCGTTCGTTTCGTAGGTGAAGAGGGATTTCAGATCCTGACTGTGCGCGATGCTCAGGAACAGGAGGTAACGCTGGTGGCTGTATGTCAGCCGCTCAACGAGGGGGAGTCTGTACAGGCCCGCGGCACTTGGGGCACGCATCCTAAGTTCGGCAAGCAGTTCAAAGCCGATCGGCTCATCACGCAAATACCTCAGGAGTCCAAAGCGCTGGGTGCATACCTTGCGAGTGGCAAGGTGGCCGGCATTGGCCCCAAGTTCGCTGCGCGGTTGGTCGCCCATTTCGGTGATGGGCTGCGCGACGTACTCGGTGACGAAAAGGCCTTACGGGCTGTGTCAGGCATCGGTAAGAAGAAAGCAGTGGGGATAGCGGCGAGCTGGAATGAGTACCAAGAAGCGCGTGATGCATTGATCTTCCTGCAGGGGCATGGTCTGGGCGCTTCACGTGCAATGTCGGTCTTTCGCCAGTTGGGCCAGGAGACCATTGCGAAAGTATCCGCCAACCCCTACCGCACCTTATTGAAGACTCGAGGTATAGGGTTTCGTATAGCCGATGCTATGGCTCAATCTCTTGGCTTCGAGTTGACCCACCGCGATCGACTCATTGCGGGGCTTCGCCATGTCGTTGATGCACGATCAGCCTCGGGGCATACCCTGGCAACCTCGGATGAATTGGCCTCGGAAGGCGCGCAGCTCCTCGGGGTCGACGTGGCACGCATGGCCTCGGTTGTTGAACTGCTGCTGGCGCATGAAAAACTTATAAGTGTTGAGGGCGGGCTAGTTGGCCTGCCTTCGCTGGTGGAAGCCGAGAGAACCATCGCCACCGCGTTGCTAGCGCGTGCGGTGCATTGGAATGGCTGCAACCAAGTGCGTGTTGATGGCGAGCTGTCGGATGGCCGGGTGCTCAGTGATGAGCAGCGCCAAGCATTGGAGACCTGCCTTGCGTATGGGGTGGCTGTGCTTACGGGTGGGCCGGGGGTGGGGAAAACCACGGTGACTGAGGTGCTGGCGCAGACACTGGATGATGCTGGCCTTGAGCTGGCGCTGTGTGCGCCAACTGGCCGTGCCTCTCGGCGAATGTCGGAGGCAACCGGGAGGCCGGCGTCTACTATTCATCGTCTCCTGGGCGCTGGCGCCAGCGGCTTTGAGTTTAATGCTAGCAACCCGATCGAAGCGGATGTAGTGATCATTGATGAAGCATCGATGGTCGATGTGCCGTTGTTTCTGGCTCTGGTGGTGGCGCTGCCTGACCACTGCCGACTGTTCATCATCGGTGATCAGGATCAATTGGCCTCGGTTGGGCCGGGAAACATTCTTCGCGATGTGATCGGTTCGGGTGCTATCCCAGTGGCACGTCTTCAACAGATCCGGCGACAGGGGCCTGGCTCGCAAATTACTGTCCAGGCGCACGCCGTCAACCAGGGCAATAGTCCTCAATCGGTACCAGATAGCGACTTTGAGATTGTCGAAGTGCCGGAAGGCGGTGACCCCGAGCTGGTGTGTCGTGTGGCATTGCGGGTGGCCACTGAAGACATGCTGGCGCGTGGCTTCGATCCTCTTTATGAAGTGCAGGTGTTGACACCCATGCACGGTGGTCCGGTCGGAACCCGTGCTCTCAATGAAGCGTTACGAAGCTATCACGTCCCGGGCGATCGGGGCTCTGTGACAATCCATGGTCGCCAATGGGCGCCAGGGGACAAGATCGTGCAGACCGAGAATGACTATAACCGTGATGTCTTTAATGGTGATCTCGGCTATGTGGTGACGGCAGACGCTGAGGAGAAAACCGTGCTGGCGCGGTTTGAGGATCGTGAAGTGCTATTCACCAGCGACACCCTCGGCAAGCTGCAGCTGGCCTATGCCATGACCGGACACAAAGCGCAGGGGTCCGAATTCCCTGCCGTGGTCATTCCTCTGGTGAGATCGCATTGGCACATGCTAGAGCGACAATGGCTCTACACCAGCCTCACTCGGGGCAAACGCCGCGTCGTACTCGTTGGTCACCCTTCTGCGATTAAGCGAGCCGTCCATCATGTCACCGGGCAGCGTCGACTTACCTCATTACCGCTTTGGTTGCGCTAG